In the Verrucomicrobiota bacterium genome, CACCACCGGTGGGCTCAGCCGCTGCAAGATTTCGCTGCGCGCGCGCAATTTGAACGGGGACAAGCTCAAGGTGAACGACAAGCGGGGCAACCCGATTGAAATCGCCGCCGTGGTGGTGTGGCGGGTGCAGGACACCGCGCAGGCGTTTTTTGACGTGGACGATTATGAGAGTTACGTCCGCATTCAAAGCGAATCCGCGTTGCGTCATCTGGCGAGCCTGTACGCGTACGATCACGGTGAAGAGAATGAAATCACGCTGCGCAGTGGCGTGGAGGAAGTGTCGAAGGCGCTCTGCCTGGAACTGCACGAACGCTTGCAAAAGGCCGGCGTCGTGGTGGAGGAGGCGCGCTTGACGCATCTGGCGTACGCGCCGGAGATCGCCCAGGCGATGTTGCGGCGGCAACAGGCCGAGGCGGTGATTGCCGCGCGGCAGAAGATTGTGCATGGTGCGGTGAGCATGGTGTCCATGGCCCTCAAGGAATTGGCGGAGAAACAAGTGGTGCAACTGGATGACGATCGGAAAGCGGCGATGGTGAGCAACCTGATGGTTGTCCTGTGCGGGGAATCCGAGGTGCATCCGGTCATTAATGCCGGTTCGATTTATTCCTGACGCTGGCCTTTACCCCGAAACGCGATGGCGGAGCGGAAGTCATTTTTAATGCGGATTGATCCGGCGCTCTGGGCCGATTTGGAGGCCTGGGCGGCGGATGAATTGCGCAGCGTCAACGGCCAGATCGAATATGTGCTCCGGCAGGCGGTGCAGAAACGCAAGGGGCGGGTGACCCCGCCCCTTCAGAGCGAACCGCCGCGCATGGAACCACCCGCCAAGCAGCCTTGAGGCGGCTTATCCTCTGAGCCCCATCATTTTTTCGGCGGCGTCGGCCCGGTGACGCGTGCGATGGCCTGGGCGGGTGATCCGGAATAATAAGGATTTGTCGTCCTTGTATTTTTTCTTCGACGCTGGGGCGGTTCTTTAGCATGATGCGGCCATGATTCATGCAACGGCAGTGGTTCATGCGAAAGCGCAGTTACACCCGACGGTGGACGTCGGGCCATTCGCGGTGATTGATGAAGGCGTGGTGCTGGGGCCCGAGTGCATCGTCGGGCCGCATGTTCACCTGACTGGTCAAACGACCATTGGCGCGCGCAACCGGTTCCATACCGGTTGTGTCATTGGCGACGCGCCCCAGGATTTAAAGTATCATGGCGAGCCCACCCGCCTGCGCATTGGGGACGGCAACGTCTTTCGTGAAAATGTCACCGTGCATCGCTCCAATAAACTCACCGAGGATACCGTGGTGGGGTCCAATAACTTCCTGATGGCGGGCAGCCATGTGGGGCATAACGCCATTCTGGGAAACCACGTCATTCTGGCAAACGGGGTGCTGCTGGCGGGGCACGTCACAGTGGCCGACCGGGTGTTCATCTCCGGTAATTGCCTGGTACATCAATTTGTGCGGATTGGCACGCTGGCCTTGATGCAGGGCGGCAGCGCCATCAGCAAGGATTTGCCGCCTTTCACCATCGCACACAAGGTGAACGAGATATGTGGTTTGAATGTGGTGGGGATGCGTCGTGCCGGGTACAGTAGCGAGCAGCGATTGGAGGTAAAGAAGCTGTATCACGCCTTATTCCGGTCCGGACGGAACTTCCGCGAGGCAGTGGCCGATGCCCAGACGTTATTCATGAACGACGCGGCGCGGGTGATGTTGGATTTTGTAAGCAACGCGAAGCGCGGGGTGGTCATGGACGCGGGGTTTCATCCCGGTGCGGAGACCGAGGGAGAGTAGGAATGGTTGGGAGGACAAATCTATGGCGTTGTTAGAACCTCGGATCGCGTGTACGTTTTGGTTGTGTACTGTCGTTTGACATGGGTTTTCCGGGGCGCGCTGACTGCCTTATTGGCGGCAACGTTGAGCCATGCCGCCATCCCGTTGGTGAACGTGGATGCGCTGGGGGTGCGGCTTGCCAAGGGGTTTCGTATCAATGTTTATGCGGATGAACCGATGGTGCCGGACATCCACAGCCTGACAGTTGATCCCATGGGGCGGGTGGTGGTAAGCGGTCCCGGCTATATCAAGGTTTTGAACGATCCCCGCACCAATGGCGCTGCTGCCTCAGCCACCTTGGTTGCCTCTCCCAGCCATGCCGCCGAGGGTATGTGCTTCGATGGCGGCATTCTGTATGCCGTCGCGGATGGCGCGTTGCTCCGCTACTTCGCCGGGAATGCTGGTGATCCGCCGGACTTGGTGATTCCCCTGCGGGACGGCGAGTTTGGCGGGCACCAAGTGAGGCAGGGGCCGGATGGCAGTTTGTACGTTATGGCGGGACCGGCCACGGGCATTAATCGCCGTCATGCCAATACTTTGAATTCCCCGATTCATGAAGCGGAAGGTGGCGTGCTGTTGCGCCTGGCGCAGGGCGGGGGGGATTGCGAGATCATCGCGCAAGGTTTTCGTAATCCGCACGCGTTTGATTTCAACTGGTTGGGGGACATGTTTACGTGGGATGGCGACGCGGAGGCGGATGCCCGGCTACCATGGTATGAACCCTCGCGGCTGTATCAGGTGGGGTACGCCCAACACCATGGCTGGCGGATGGCGGGAGAGCAGCGCAGTTGGCGGCGGCCGGAGTATTATCCAGATACGGTGGTGTCCCTGAACGCTGTTGGTTCGGCGGTCCCCACCGGGGTCATCAACTATCGCCACTACCGATTTCCCACCTATTTTCATAATGGTCTGTTCCTGCTGGATTGGGCGCATGGACGGGTTTATTTTGGCGCACTTCAACCTCAGGGTTCCGGCTACACCGTCAAGTTGGAACTGTTCATGGAAACCATCGGCACGCATGCGTTTGCGCCCAGCGATATCGTGGTGGCACCGGATGGCGCATTACTCATTGCTTCGGGAGGACGCAAGACGCATGGCGCGATTTTTCGCATTCAGTATTACGGCAATGATGCCCAGGATCGCGAAGTTGAACATCTGATTTATACGGATGATCTCGGGTTGCGTGTGTTGATGGCCCCGCAACCGCAAACGGCCTGGAGTCGGGCCGCGTGGGTGCCGCTGGCCCGGCAATTGGGCGCGGATAGTTTCGGGCGGGTGCTGGTCAACGAGCAGGCGATGACCGCCGTGCGTGTGCGCGCGGTGGAGGTGTTGACCGAGGTGTTTGGTGGCATATCGGAGCGGGAAGCGCGGGCGGCCAGCCGCGCACTGGTGCCGGAAGTACGCGCGCGGGTCGCGTGGTCGCTGGGCCGCCAAGCGGGCCGCAGTGCGCCGGCACTCCTGCTGGCGCTGGCGCAGGATCACGAGCCCGCCGTGCGCCGTTGCGCCTTGGAATCGCTGGGTGACCGTTTTCTGGACTTTGATCCGTTCGCCCTGCTGCCTGCCATTGAGGCCAACCTGGCGCATCCCGACAAGCGTCTGCGTCTGGCGGCCGCCCACCTTGCTGCGCTGCTGCCGCCCGCCAGTTGGAATGATTTGGCCGCCGATTTGAAAAGCGCCAATTACGATGCGCGCCTGATGGGTGGGCTGGTGGAACTCTGGCGCACGCCCATGGCCACCGTACACACCAATGCCATTCAGACCGCGTTGGACATGTGGAAGACCTCTTCGGCGGAAGAGGTGCGGCTCGCGGCGGTGCGACTGATCAAGCTGGCGTTAGGCGATGCCAAACTGGAATCCCCTTCCGGTGAAGCATTTGCTGATTACGAGCCGGCGCTCTCGTTGCGGGGGCGCGAGGCCCTGGTGGCGCGCATTCGTCAGACGTTGCGCGAAGCATTTCCTTCCCGGGCCCATGATCTTGATCTGGAAATCTCCCGCTTGCTCGCGATGCTGGAAGAGGATGATCCGAAAACGATGGAGCGGGTGACCGCCATGCTGACGGTTGGCAGTTCGCCAGGTGACGATCTGCATTACCTGACGGTGTTGGCGCGCCTGCGCGGACCGCGTCCGGCGGAAATCACGTTGCGCACCGCCGCCGGGCTCACCGGACTGGGGCGCAAGATTACCGGCAGCCCCCGTCCGCCCGGCAATCAGTGGGAACAGCGCTTGACCGAAGTGGCCAGGCAATTGGGGCAACGCGATCCGTTATTGGGTGTGACGTTGCTGGCCCAGTCGGACTTTCCCACCGATGAGAACCTGCCGCTGCTGGTCTGTTTGACCGATCCGCAACAACAACGGGCGGCCGCTCTGTTTGCGGCGGCTTGGAAGCGCGGGGTTCGTTTTTCCTGGTCCGAACCCCTGGTGGAACTACTGGCTCTACTGCCTGCTTCGCAGGTGTTTCCCGCCTTCCGCCAACAAGCGGGTAACCCGCTGGTGCGCGAGGCCATTATTCTGCAACTCGCCGCACGGCCGGAGCTGGAAGATCGGGAGCGCTTTCTAGCGGGATTGGAATCCAGCCAATGGCAGGTCGTGGAATCCAGCGTGAATGCGTTGCTGAAATTGCCGATGGACGACAATTTCCAAAACTTGACGCCGGTGCTGCGGCTGTTGCAGCGGCTCTGCTACGAACCGCCGCGGGTGGCCTTGCGTGAGCGGGTGCAAAAACTGCTGCAATATCAAAGCGCCCAAACCATTCAAATCCGCGAGACCGGACCCGATGGCACCCGATTAAGAGCCACGTATCAACCCTGGCTGGACTGGTTTTCACGGACTTATCCCACGCTGTGGGACCGTGCCCGCAACAGCGAGGTAGAACAATGGGATCAATGGCTGGCCGTGTTCAAACGCACGGAATGGTTGAAGGGGAACGTCCTGGCTGGCGAAAAGGTGTTCACCCAACGCGGTTGCGCGGTCTGCCATTTGGGGAGCGGTTTTGTTGGCCCAAGCCTGATGGATGTGACCAACCGTTATTCGCGCGAGGATTTTTTCCGCAAAATCATATTCCCCAGCCGCGAGTTGAATGAGCAATACCGCATGCATGAGGTGCAAACCCGGCGGCATGGAAATTTCGAGGGCTTGGTGGTGTACGAATCCGCCGAATTGCTGCTCCTGCAAATCAACGCCACCTCGGCGGTCCGTTTGGATAAGACCGATATTGTTTCCAACGTTGTCAGCACCCGGTCTTTCATGCCACCCAACCTGTTGAAAGGACTCCCGCCGTGGGAGCTGGCCAACCTGTATTCGTTCTTCCAATAAGCGCCCTGTTCACTGATGACTGTTCACTGATGACTGTTCACTGATGACTGTTCACTGATGACTGGCCTTTTCTCCGACTTCGGCAACAGCCAAAGGCCCGCCAACACCAGCGCGAAACCAATCAAGGTGATGGTCCACGGCACGGGCGCGGAATCCTGGAAACCCATTTTCTCGGCCAGCGCTGGATGTCGGGCCAAGGTGACCGCCAACCCGTTGTTGAGCAGGTGGAGCAACATGCAGCAGAAAATCGAGCCGGTGCGAATCAGCACAAATCCCAGCAACAACCCCAACAGGAACGTGGGCAGCAGCCGGTAGATGGAGGCGTGCGCGAGCGCGAAGAGCAGTGAGGAAATCAGCAACGCCGGCCAGGTGCCGAACCGCCGCAATCCAGCGAAGACCAGACCGCGAAAGAATAATTCTTCGCAGATCGCCGGAGTTGCGGCCACCACCAGCCAGGCTGCCCACAGCGGCGAATTGGCGTCCTCCAAGAGCACCACCTTTTTCAACGCTTCCACCAATGAGTCTGGCGGGGGCAGCAGCCGGAAGGCGAGTCCCGCGATGATCGCCCATGCGGAGAGGCCAATCAAACCCGCGCCGGCCAGGCCCCGCAGGCTGGGTTTGCCCAAGGAAAATGTCGTTCGTTCTGGATACCGCATCCACCATGCCAGCAAGGCCACGGGCAATAAGTAGAAGCCGTATTCCGTCACCAGCACGGTCGTGACAATACCGGCCTTTTCCAGGAGCAGGCTACCATAAAACACGAGCACCAGGGTCGCCGCAAATAGCGTCAGACTCACGGAGGGGCCGGGCAACGCAGCACCGTCGCGGTTCCGGCGGAACAAGGAAGCCAGGGAACCGCGCCCGCCCAGCAGGATTTGTTCCTGTCCGAATACGCGGGCTGCCAACAAGATGGCCAGCGTGGCGTAGGTGAGTGAGGAGGCCAATGCCAGGAACATCACCTCGGGCTTGGCTTCCGCGAGGAATATGGCTTTGATCAGCAGGCTCAGGTTTACCAGTGGCACAAACGCGGTCCAGGCGTTGAGTTCCACGCCGGGCAGCAGCGTGGCCATCATGGGCATCAGCAGCAGGGAGAGCGTGGCACCGAGAAAATTCCCCGCGTCCTTCACGTCCCGCGCCAGCGTGGCT is a window encoding:
- a CDS encoding SPFH domain-containing protein, whose translation is MNIQNTNREKVVRLTSGWSMLPKVILMYLGFIGLFIASLVIGDRNYGHPVWWMFITALLLFPTGLICTFGFFSLQPNEARVLILFGEYRGTVRESGFYWANPFYSNSPKSMWTVSKTGIKMDPSSMSTTTTGGLSRCKISLRARNLNGDKLKVNDKRGNPIEIAAVVVWRVQDTAQAFFDVDDYESYVRIQSESALRHLASLYAYDHGEENEITLRSGVEEVSKALCLELHERLQKAGVVVEEARLTHLAYAPEIAQAMLRRQQAEAVIAARQKIVHGAVSMVSMALKELAEKQVVQLDDDRKAAMVSNLMVVLCGESEVHPVINAGSIYS
- a CDS encoding Arc family DNA-binding protein, whose translation is MRIDPALWADLEAWAADELRSVNGQIEYVLRQAVQKRKGRVTPPLQSEPPRMEPPAKQP
- the lpxA gene encoding acyl-ACP--UDP-N-acetylglucosamine O-acyltransferase, which codes for MIHATAVVHAKAQLHPTVDVGPFAVIDEGVVLGPECIVGPHVHLTGQTTIGARNRFHTGCVIGDAPQDLKYHGEPTRLRIGDGNVFRENVTVHRSNKLTEDTVVGSNNFLMAGSHVGHNAILGNHVILANGVLLAGHVTVADRVFISGNCLVHQFVRIGTLALMQGGSAISKDLPPFTIAHKVNEICGLNVVGMRRAGYSSEQRLEVKKLYHALFRSGRNFREAVADAQTLFMNDAARVMLDFVSNAKRGVVMDAGFHPGAETEGE
- a CDS encoding HEAT repeat domain-containing protein; amino-acid sequence: MTWVFRGALTALLAATLSHAAIPLVNVDALGVRLAKGFRINVYADEPMVPDIHSLTVDPMGRVVVSGPGYIKVLNDPRTNGAAASATLVASPSHAAEGMCFDGGILYAVADGALLRYFAGNAGDPPDLVIPLRDGEFGGHQVRQGPDGSLYVMAGPATGINRRHANTLNSPIHEAEGGVLLRLAQGGGDCEIIAQGFRNPHAFDFNWLGDMFTWDGDAEADARLPWYEPSRLYQVGYAQHHGWRMAGEQRSWRRPEYYPDTVVSLNAVGSAVPTGVINYRHYRFPTYFHNGLFLLDWAHGRVYFGALQPQGSGYTVKLELFMETIGTHAFAPSDIVVAPDGALLIASGGRKTHGAIFRIQYYGNDAQDREVEHLIYTDDLGLRVLMAPQPQTAWSRAAWVPLARQLGADSFGRVLVNEQAMTAVRVRAVEVLTEVFGGISEREARAASRALVPEVRARVAWSLGRQAGRSAPALLLALAQDHEPAVRRCALESLGDRFLDFDPFALLPAIEANLAHPDKRLRLAAAHLAALLPPASWNDLAADLKSANYDARLMGGLVELWRTPMATVHTNAIQTALDMWKTSSAEEVRLAAVRLIKLALGDAKLESPSGEAFADYEPALSLRGREALVARIRQTLREAFPSRAHDLDLEISRLLAMLEEDDPKTMERVTAMLTVGSSPGDDLHYLTVLARLRGPRPAEITLRTAAGLTGLGRKITGSPRPPGNQWEQRLTEVARQLGQRDPLLGVTLLAQSDFPTDENLPLLVCLTDPQQQRAAALFAAAWKRGVRFSWSEPLVELLALLPASQVFPAFRQQAGNPLVREAIILQLAARPELEDRERFLAGLESSQWQVVESSVNALLKLPMDDNFQNLTPVLRLLQRLCYEPPRVALRERVQKLLQYQSAQTIQIRETGPDGTRLRATYQPWLDWFSRTYPTLWDRARNSEVEQWDQWLAVFKRTEWLKGNVLAGEKVFTQRGCAVCHLGSGFVGPSLMDVTNRYSREDFFRKIIFPSRELNEQYRMHEVQTRRHGNFEGLVVYESAELLLLQINATSAVRLDKTDIVSNVVSTRSFMPPNLLKGLPPWELANLYSFFQ
- a CDS encoding ABC transporter permease subunit/CPBP intramembrane protease; the encoded protein is MRPHILWTIFCKELRDALRDRLTLAVVILLPMLLYPLMITGLGKIQSVQAASQEEKASRIAVWGTLSDAQIKQLKGTNNVIFEHWIGARKAIRNGLESGQLQPPPSDETNAPVKGVAKSARSVKEAPVENEVLQAAREVVTLRKVEAVLILWPGFKEALADEGLGKVAVYYDSVLPTSQKASDRLNQALWDFRRALLVERERTHGLKEGFITGVDIRWFNVAPAKRRAASALGALLPFVLIMLSASGSLTAALDLTAGEKDRATMQTLLCAPVHSLEIVGGKFLAIWTVSLLAALANLVSLVATMSRVSSQIDLTGMSPLTCLLAFIMLLPATFMISALFLAVATLARDVKDAGNFLGATLSLLLMPMMATLLPGVELNAWTAFVPLVNLSLLIKAIFLAEAKPEVMFLALASSLTYATLAILLAARVFGQEQILLGGRGSLASLFRRNRDGAALPGPSVSLTLFAATLVLVFYGSLLLEKAGIVTTVLVTEYGFYLLPVALLAWWMRYPERTTFSLGKPSLRGLAGAGLIGLSAWAIIAGLAFRLLPPPDSLVEALKKVVLLEDANSPLWAAWLVVAATPAICEELFFRGLVFAGLRRFGTWPALLISSLLFALAHASIYRLLPTFLLGLLLGFVLIRTGSIFCCMLLHLLNNGLAVTLARHPALAEKMGFQDSAPVPWTITLIGFALVLAGLWLLPKSEKRPVISEQSSVNSHQ